From Streptomyces chrestomyceticus JCM 4735, one genomic window encodes:
- a CDS encoding LysR family transcriptional regulator, whose product MTLDDLRAFVAVCEAHSLSAVARDLGCTQSAVSQRVKRLEREAGIALLERRPRGVAPTQAGRILCRAATGSLAELDLALRRLADLRRGDGGTLRITTGATTVRHFMSAAVVAFRARHPHVDLEFQTENSGRRCFEAVADGTAELAWITIGPPVRGIEQHPVLELPWVLAVRSDDPLAGRDHIEPAELAGGLSGIRHIRLPENSVSRMRLDGHLGRGRPETGEGPAAAPASSTSVADWDTAILLAELGVGHAVVPDLPGWRGAGHPSLRLIPIPGLPPLAAGWAVRQWAALSPVAVEFAETVNGSLGVGGAGGGGTAAGPGAASGTAAGADARARARRLSGVEADVPACAPTCAGASEERDRGPVRARV is encoded by the coding sequence GTGACTCTCGACGACCTCCGTGCCTTCGTCGCCGTCTGCGAGGCGCACAGCCTCAGCGCCGTCGCCCGCGACCTGGGCTGTACGCAGTCGGCGGTCAGCCAGCGCGTCAAACGCCTCGAACGCGAGGCGGGCATCGCCCTGTTGGAGCGGCGGCCGCGCGGCGTGGCCCCCACCCAGGCGGGCCGCATCCTGTGCCGCGCCGCCACCGGCTCGCTCGCCGAACTGGACCTGGCCCTGCGCCGCCTGGCCGACCTGCGTCGAGGCGACGGCGGCACGCTGCGGATCACCACGGGAGCCACGACCGTACGGCACTTCATGTCGGCGGCGGTGGTCGCCTTCCGGGCCCGCCACCCGCACGTCGACCTGGAGTTCCAGACCGAGAACTCCGGCCGCCGCTGCTTCGAGGCGGTGGCCGACGGCACCGCCGAACTGGCCTGGATCACCATCGGCCCGCCCGTACGCGGTATCGAGCAGCACCCGGTGCTGGAGCTGCCGTGGGTCCTCGCCGTACGGTCCGACGACCCGCTCGCCGGGCGCGACCACATCGAGCCGGCCGAGCTGGCGGGCGGCCTGTCCGGCATCCGGCACATCCGGCTGCCGGAGAACTCCGTCTCGCGGATGCGGCTCGACGGCCACCTGGGCCGGGGGCGGCCGGAGACCGGGGAGGGCCCCGCCGCCGCACCCGCCAGTTCCACCAGTGTGGCCGACTGGGACACCGCGATCCTGCTGGCGGAACTGGGCGTCGGACACGCGGTGGTGCCGGACCTGCCGGGCTGGCGGGGCGCCGGGCACCCGTCGCTCCGGCTGATCCCGATCCCGGGGCTGCCCCCGTTGGCGGCCGGCTGGGCGGTACGGCAGTGGGCGGCGCTGAGCCCGGTGGCGGTGGAGTTCGCCGAAACGGTGAACGGTTCGCTCGGCGTGGGCGGGGCGGGCGGGGGCGGCACGGCCGCCGGTCCGGGTGCGGCGTCAGGCACGGCCGCCGGGGCGGACGCAAGAGCCCGCGCACGACGGCTCTCGGGTGTCGAAGCAGACGTGCCCGCGTGCGCCCCTACGTGCGCCGGCGCATCCGAGGAGCGCGACAGGGGGCCGGTACGGGCGCGGGTTTGA
- a CDS encoding MerR family transcriptional regulator: MFTIGEFAGHGRVSARMLRHYDAIGLLRPARTDPATGYRYYEAGQLARLNRIIALKDLGFSLQQVTAILDEQVSAAELRGMLRLRRAELTAAVTAAGARLARVEARLRTIEGEGRMAADEVVVKRVEAVRVAQLTGTAASFGPEDIGPVVGPLYDELFRRLAIAGVEPAGPGIAHYADAPGGGDRITVHAAVVVAAVPQPSHDFAIVDLPPLAQAATVVHRGPMERVLPTAQVLARWLDDSPYRSAGYPRELTLECPEDREGWVTELQEPITAEG, from the coding sequence ATGTTCACCATCGGAGAGTTCGCGGGCCACGGCCGTGTGTCGGCCCGGATGCTGCGCCACTACGACGCCATCGGGCTGCTGCGCCCGGCCCGTACGGACCCGGCCACCGGCTACCGCTACTACGAGGCCGGGCAGCTCGCCCGCCTCAACCGCATCATCGCCCTCAAGGACCTCGGCTTCAGCCTCCAGCAGGTGACGGCCATCCTGGACGAACAGGTCAGCGCGGCCGAACTGCGCGGCATGCTGCGGCTGCGCCGCGCCGAGCTGACGGCGGCGGTCACGGCGGCCGGCGCCCGGCTGGCCCGGGTCGAGGCGCGGCTGCGGACGATCGAGGGCGAAGGGCGGATGGCCGCCGACGAGGTGGTGGTCAAACGGGTCGAAGCGGTACGGGTCGCCCAACTGACGGGCACCGCCGCGAGCTTCGGGCCCGAGGACATCGGCCCGGTCGTCGGGCCGCTGTACGACGAGCTGTTCCGGCGGCTGGCCATCGCGGGCGTCGAGCCGGCGGGCCCGGGCATCGCGCACTACGCGGACGCGCCCGGCGGCGGGGACCGCATCACGGTGCACGCGGCGGTCGTGGTCGCGGCCGTTCCGCAGCCGTCCCACGACTTCGCGATCGTGGACCTGCCGCCGCTCGCGCAGGCCGCCACGGTGGTGCACCGCGGGCCCATGGAGCGGGTACTGCCCACGGCCCAGGTGCTGGCCCGCTGGCTCGACGACAGCCCGTACCGGTCCGCCGGGTATCCGAGGGAACTGACGCTGGAGTGTCCGGAGGACCGGGAGGGCTGGGTGACCGAGTTGCAGGAGCCGATCACTGCGGAGGGGTGA
- a CDS encoding SAV_915 family protein — protein MPQQHLYAEDPEPAERIPAGLLFVPVRPGPAGCTARLFRTPLGGRTAVGFTSVQRLAAALGSDQPWIRLAEPALRALAEPLGAAVLTVDPRLAPGTPRTPLLRAV, from the coding sequence GTGCCCCAGCAACACCTGTACGCGGAAGACCCCGAGCCCGCCGAACGCATCCCGGCCGGACTGCTGTTCGTCCCCGTCCGGCCGGGCCCCGCGGGCTGTACGGCCCGCCTGTTCCGCACTCCGCTCGGCGGCCGTACCGCCGTCGGTTTCACCTCCGTGCAGCGGCTCGCCGCCGCGCTCGGCAGCGACCAGCCGTGGATCCGGCTCGCCGAACCCGCGCTGCGCGCCCTCGCCGAACCGCTCGGCGCGGCCGTCCTGACCGTGGACCCCCGCCTCGCCCCCGGTACTCCCCGTACCCCGCTGCTGCGGGCCGTCTGA
- a CDS encoding MFS transporter: MHNGRSKWWPLVAITLGNFMLLVDVTIVNTALPRIADGLDASFTSLQWVMDIYALALAALLMVAGSAADLFGRRKLYLAGLGLFALASLACGLAPDEGVLIAARAVQGVGAAAMFATNTPLLMAAYQGRDRGVAFGIWGGTSGAAAAVGPVLGGVLTQYIDWRAIFLVNLPLTAVAVWITLRSVQESHGDRTARIDWPGAGAFTLCAGALTYGLMRGGEEGWTESGTLLALAVALLSLVAFVAVERRARQPLLDLKLMRRPAFAVLMAAALLLQAAAFPYLTYVGLWVQNILGLSPVMGGVAVLPMAVASMAVGMFGGRYLHRLAPRLPIGIGLLLIGAGPLLHVLLLNDNSGWAVLVPGLLISGLGIGMSMPVLVSAALGTAPPQRAGMASGAVNTFRQLGYALGIAILGTVFTQGLQSAGAHADPGTAYVHGLTRVSLVAGVVAVAAGLLVLAVVRRPEAERTGPAAGGAAAKPGTAGAGSGADAPDTTGVPVSAGRGRGGDVPVGADQG, encoded by the coding sequence ATGCACAACGGGCGGAGCAAATGGTGGCCCCTGGTCGCCATCACCCTGGGCAACTTCATGTTGCTCGTCGACGTCACGATCGTGAACACCGCGCTGCCGCGGATCGCGGACGGTCTGGACGCCTCCTTCACCTCGCTGCAGTGGGTGATGGACATCTACGCGCTGGCGCTGGCCGCGCTGCTGATGGTGGCCGGTTCGGCGGCCGACCTGTTCGGACGCCGCAAGCTGTACCTGGCGGGTCTCGGTCTCTTCGCGCTGGCCTCGCTCGCCTGCGGGCTGGCGCCCGACGAGGGCGTGCTGATCGCTGCGCGCGCGGTGCAGGGCGTCGGCGCGGCGGCCATGTTCGCCACCAACACGCCGCTGCTGATGGCCGCGTACCAGGGCCGTGACCGCGGGGTGGCCTTCGGCATCTGGGGCGGTACGAGCGGCGCCGCGGCGGCGGTCGGCCCGGTGCTGGGCGGGGTGCTGACCCAGTACATCGACTGGCGGGCGATCTTCCTGGTCAACCTGCCGCTGACGGCGGTGGCGGTCTGGATCACCCTGCGGTCGGTCCAGGAGTCGCACGGCGACCGTACGGCGCGCATCGACTGGCCGGGCGCCGGCGCGTTCACGCTGTGCGCGGGCGCACTGACGTACGGGCTGATGCGCGGCGGCGAGGAGGGCTGGACGGAGTCCGGCACCCTGCTGGCGCTGGCGGTGGCCCTGCTGTCGCTGGTCGCCTTCGTCGCCGTGGAACGGCGCGCGCGGCAGCCGCTGCTGGACCTGAAGCTGATGCGCCGCCCGGCCTTCGCCGTACTGATGGCGGCCGCGCTGCTGCTCCAGGCCGCGGCGTTCCCGTACCTGACGTACGTGGGCCTGTGGGTGCAGAACATCCTGGGCCTGAGCCCGGTGATGGGCGGTGTCGCGGTCCTGCCGATGGCGGTGGCGTCGATGGCCGTGGGCATGTTCGGCGGCCGGTACCTGCACCGGCTGGCGCCTCGGCTGCCGATCGGCATCGGTCTCCTGCTGATCGGCGCGGGCCCGCTGCTGCACGTCCTGCTGCTGAACGACAACTCCGGCTGGGCGGTCCTCGTCCCGGGCCTGCTGATCAGCGGCCTCGGTATCGGCATGTCGATGCCGGTGCTGGTCTCGGCCGCACTCGGCACGGCGCCGCCCCAGCGGGCCGGCATGGCCAGCGGCGCGGTGAACACCTTCCGCCAGCTCGGCTACGCGCTCGGCATCGCGATCCTCGGCACGGTCTTCACGCAGGGCCTGCAGTCCGCGGGCGCGCACGCCGATCCCGGTACCGCGTACGTGCACGGCCTGACCCGGGTGTCCCTGGTCGCGGGCGTGGTGGCGGTGGCCGCGGGGCTGCTGGTCCTGGCCGTCGTACGCCGTCCGGAGGCGGAGCGGACGGGTCCGGCTGCCGGGGGTGCGGCGGCGAAGCCGGGTACGGCGGGGGCCGGTTCGGGCGCTGATGCCCCCGACACGACCGGCGTTCCGGTGTCCGCGGGCCGGGGCCGGGGCGGTGACGTGCCCGTCGGCGCCGACCAAGGGTGA
- a CDS encoding Lrp/AsnC family transcriptional regulator translates to MKTDGFDALDRSLVHALQLDGRAPFSRIAEVLGVSDQTVARRYGRLRGAGMIRVMGLTDPVALGETEWIVRVQCTPDAAVAVAEALARRPDTSWVSLMSGGTEIGVVCRSASSRDSDALLLQKLPRTPSVVGVTAHCMVHEFFGGPLGLVNKSGALTEEQAAQLRHPASAAADARAADPPGQTAPVTLTDADRRLLGVLAEDGRAALGDLAAATGWSQTTVRRRLSELRAEGVLYYDVDYDARHFGLGVMVSLWLSVAPSELAATGAALAQHPEVAFACATTGPHNLFASVLCPDVRALYTYLTTRIGALPAVRNMETAPLIRRLKGPGPHGYGRVGSGPIASALSPARPR, encoded by the coding sequence GTGAAAACCGACGGCTTCGACGCACTGGACCGGAGTCTGGTCCACGCCCTCCAGCTCGACGGCCGGGCCCCCTTCAGCCGGATCGCCGAGGTGCTCGGCGTCTCCGACCAGACCGTCGCCCGCCGCTACGGGCGGCTGCGCGGCGCGGGCATGATCAGGGTCATGGGGCTCACCGACCCGGTCGCCCTCGGCGAGACCGAGTGGATCGTACGGGTCCAGTGCACGCCCGACGCGGCCGTCGCCGTCGCCGAGGCGCTCGCCCGGCGGCCCGACACGTCCTGGGTGAGCCTGATGTCCGGCGGCACCGAGATCGGCGTCGTGTGCCGCTCCGCGAGCAGCCGGGACAGCGACGCGCTCCTCCTGCAGAAGCTGCCGCGGACCCCCAGCGTGGTTGGTGTCACCGCGCACTGCATGGTGCACGAGTTCTTCGGCGGCCCGCTCGGGCTGGTCAACAAGTCCGGCGCACTGACCGAGGAGCAGGCCGCACAGCTTCGCCACCCGGCGTCCGCGGCGGCCGACGCGCGGGCCGCCGACCCGCCCGGGCAGACGGCACCGGTCACGCTCACCGACGCCGACCGGCGCCTCCTGGGCGTCCTCGCCGAGGACGGGCGGGCCGCCCTCGGCGATCTCGCCGCGGCCACCGGCTGGTCCCAGACCACCGTCCGCCGCCGCCTGTCCGAACTGCGCGCCGAGGGCGTCCTCTACTACGACGTGGACTACGACGCCCGGCACTTCGGGCTCGGCGTCATGGTCTCCCTCTGGCTCTCCGTCGCCCCCAGCGAACTCGCCGCCACCGGCGCGGCACTGGCCCAGCACCCCGAGGTGGCCTTCGCCTGCGCCACCACCGGGCCGCACAACCTCTTCGCGTCGGTCCTGTGCCCGGACGTGCGCGCCCTGTACACGTACCTGACCACCCGGATCGGGGCGCTGCCCGCCGTACGGAACATGGAGACGGCCCCACTGATCCGCCGCCTGAAGGGCCCCGGGCCGCACGGTTACGGGCGGGTCGGCTCCGGCCCGATCGCCTCGGCGCTGTCACCGGCCCGGCCGCGATGA
- the lysA gene encoding diaminopimelate decarboxylase has translation MTVTTTPASQPPAGQRTDLPRPHPADPTDPPALTRPTSTVESTAPTDPADLGVWPASTAELPDADLTVGGVPLTELAARFGTPTYVLDEAEVRARCRAYLRAFPDADVLYAAKAFLCRAMAHWVREEGLGLDVCSAGELELAVTTGFPPDRILLHGNAKSPEDLRTALRLGVGRIVIDSTSEIARLAAAVPAGTRQQVLVRVVPGIAAGGHAKIRTGTDDQKFGLSLADGSAQHAITRILGQPRLRLVGLHCHLGSQITTVKPYLSAVRRLVGLLARIHEQHGVTLPQLDIGGGHGVAYRPGEDSMDIAALGAKVRAELAGGCAAAGLPVPRLTVEPGRAIAGPSGVALYRVLSVKRTGEHTFVAVDGGMSDNPRPALYGVRYAPRLVGRRSSAAPTPVSVVGRHCEAGDVLAAGVPLPGDVRPGDLIAVPVAGAYHLSMASGYNLVGRPPVVAVANGHARVLVRRESLADIQGRDIGL, from the coding sequence ATGACCGTGACGACGACCCCGGCATCGCAGCCCCCCGCAGGACAGCGGACCGACCTCCCTCGCCCGCACCCCGCCGACCCCACCGATCCCCCGGCTCTCACCCGGCCCACCAGCACCGTCGAATCCACTGCCCCCACCGACCCCGCCGACCTCGGCGTATGGCCCGCCTCCACGGCCGAACTCCCCGACGCCGACCTCACCGTCGGCGGCGTCCCCCTCACCGAACTCGCCGCGCGCTTCGGCACCCCCACCTACGTCCTGGACGAGGCCGAGGTACGCGCCCGCTGCCGCGCCTACCTGCGCGCCTTCCCCGACGCCGACGTCCTGTACGCGGCCAAGGCGTTCCTGTGCCGCGCCATGGCCCACTGGGTACGGGAGGAGGGCCTGGGCCTGGACGTCTGCTCCGCGGGCGAACTGGAACTCGCCGTCACCACCGGCTTCCCGCCCGACCGCATCCTGCTGCACGGCAACGCCAAGAGCCCCGAGGACCTGCGCACCGCGCTGCGCCTCGGCGTCGGCCGGATCGTCATCGACAGCACCTCCGAGATCGCCCGGCTCGCCGCCGCGGTGCCCGCCGGCACCCGCCAGCAGGTCCTCGTACGGGTGGTTCCGGGCATCGCCGCCGGCGGCCACGCCAAGATCCGTACGGGTACCGACGACCAGAAGTTCGGCCTGTCCCTGGCCGACGGTTCGGCGCAGCACGCCATCACCCGCATCCTGGGCCAGCCGCGGCTCCGGCTCGTCGGACTGCACTGCCACCTGGGCTCGCAGATCACCACCGTGAAGCCGTACCTGTCGGCCGTACGGCGGCTGGTCGGACTGCTGGCCCGTATCCACGAGCAGCACGGCGTCACGCTGCCCCAACTGGACATCGGGGGCGGCCACGGCGTCGCCTACCGGCCCGGCGAGGACAGCATGGACATCGCGGCGCTCGGCGCCAAGGTGCGGGCGGAGCTGGCCGGCGGCTGCGCGGCGGCCGGGCTGCCGGTGCCCCGGCTGACCGTCGAGCCGGGCCGCGCCATCGCGGGGCCGTCGGGCGTCGCCCTCTACCGGGTGCTGTCCGTCAAGCGGACCGGTGAGCACACCTTCGTCGCGGTCGACGGCGGGATGAGCGACAACCCGCGGCCCGCGCTGTACGGGGTGCGGTACGCGCCCCGGCTGGTCGGGCGGCGGTCGTCCGCGGCGCCGACGCCGGTGAGCGTGGTGGGACGGCACTGCGAGGCGGGCGACGTCCTCGCCGCCGGGGTGCCGCTGCCCGGGGACGTGCGCCCGGGGGACCTGATCGCCGTGCCGGTGGCGGGCGCGTACCACCTGTCCATGGCCTCGGGTTACAACCTCGTCGGCCGCCCGCCGGTGGTCGCCGTCGCGAACGGGCACGCGCGGGTCCTCGTAAGGCGCGAGTCCCTGGCGGACATCCAGGGGCGCGACATCGGGCTGTGA
- a CDS encoding HAD family hydrolase, translating to MTTAPEPAHRAAPPARPLPYKLVATDLDGTLLRHDDTISERTRAALATATAAGAAHIVVTGRAVPWTRHILDALDYDGIAVCGQGAQVYHAGEHRLLTSVTLDRQLAGLALSKIEAEVGPLFLAASRDGLEGEVLVTPGYRIQEGPLPNLEIQDPGDLWAAPINKIYIQHPTLGDDELARAARAVSGDLVGVMMAGEGVVELLPLGLSKATGLSLAARRLGVKAADTIAFGDMPNDIPMFGWARHGVAMANAHDELKAVADETTASNEEDGIAVVLERLYGA from the coding sequence GTGACCACCGCCCCCGAGCCCGCGCACCGGGCCGCACCGCCGGCCCGCCCGCTGCCGTACAAACTCGTCGCGACCGACCTCGACGGAACGTTGCTGCGGCACGACGACACGATCTCCGAGCGCACCCGCGCCGCCCTGGCCACGGCCACGGCGGCGGGGGCCGCGCACATCGTCGTCACGGGCCGCGCGGTGCCGTGGACCCGGCACATCCTCGATGCGCTGGACTACGACGGCATAGCGGTGTGCGGGCAGGGCGCGCAGGTCTACCACGCCGGCGAACACCGGCTGCTGACCTCGGTCACCCTGGACCGGCAGCTCGCCGGCCTGGCCCTCTCCAAGATCGAGGCGGAGGTCGGCCCGCTGTTCCTGGCCGCGAGCCGGGACGGCCTGGAGGGCGAGGTGCTGGTCACCCCCGGCTACCGCATCCAGGAGGGCCCGCTGCCGAACCTGGAGATCCAGGACCCCGGCGACCTGTGGGCCGCCCCCATCAACAAGATCTACATCCAGCACCCGACCCTCGGCGACGACGAACTGGCCCGCGCGGCCCGTGCGGTCTCCGGCGACCTGGTCGGCGTGATGATGGCCGGCGAGGGCGTCGTCGAACTCCTCCCCCTCGGCCTCTCCAAGGCCACCGGCCTCTCCCTGGCCGCCCGCCGCCTGGGCGTGAAGGCCGCGGACACCATCGCCTTCGGCGACATGCCCAACGACATCCCGATGTTCGGCTGGGCCCGGCACGGCGTCGCCATGGCCAACGCCCACGACGAGCTCAAGGCCGTCGCGGACGAGACGACGGCCTCCAACGAGGAGGACGGCATCGCGGTCGTCCTGGAGCGGCTGTACGGGGCCTGA
- the serS gene encoding serine--tRNA ligase, with protein MIDLRLLREDPDRVRASQRARGEDVALVDALLSADERRRASSVRFDELRNEQKSLGKLIPKAAGDEKAALLKKAGELSAAVKAADAEQDQAKEETQALLLKLGNIVHPDVPVGGEEDFTVLETHGTIRDFAAEGFEPKDHLEIGQALAAIDVERGAKVSGSRFYYLTGIGALLELALVNAAIAQATEAGFTPMLTPALVRPHAMEGTGFLGQAAENVYHLEKDDFYLVGTSEVPLAAYHMDEILDADKLPVRYAGFSPCFRREAGTYGKDTRGIFRVHQFDKVEMFSYVDPEDAQAEHRRLLDWEKQWLTGLELPFQVIDVATGDLGASASRKYDCEAWIPTQGKYRELTSASNCDEFQARRLSVRMRTNKDGKQQVKPLATLNGTLCAVPRTIVAIFENHQQADGSVRVPEMLRPYLGGREILEPVAR; from the coding sequence GTGATTGACCTTCGCCTGCTCCGTGAGGACCCCGACCGTGTGCGCGCGTCCCAGCGCGCCCGTGGAGAGGACGTCGCACTCGTCGACGCACTGCTCTCCGCCGACGAACGGCGCAGGGCCTCCAGCGTCCGCTTCGACGAGCTGCGCAACGAGCAGAAGTCGCTCGGCAAGCTCATCCCCAAGGCCGCCGGCGACGAGAAGGCCGCGCTGCTGAAGAAGGCCGGGGAGCTGTCCGCCGCCGTCAAGGCCGCCGACGCCGAGCAGGACCAGGCCAAGGAGGAGACCCAGGCCCTCCTGCTGAAGCTGGGCAACATCGTCCACCCGGACGTGCCCGTCGGCGGCGAGGAGGACTTCACGGTCCTGGAGACGCACGGCACGATCCGCGACTTCGCCGCCGAGGGCTTCGAGCCCAAGGACCACCTGGAGATCGGCCAGGCGCTGGCCGCGATCGACGTCGAGCGCGGCGCCAAGGTCTCCGGCTCGCGCTTCTACTACCTGACCGGCATCGGCGCGCTCCTGGAGCTCGCGCTGGTCAACGCCGCCATCGCGCAGGCCACCGAGGCCGGCTTCACGCCGATGCTCACCCCGGCCCTGGTGCGCCCGCACGCCATGGAGGGCACCGGATTCCTCGGCCAGGCCGCGGAGAACGTGTACCACCTGGAGAAGGACGACTTCTATCTCGTCGGCACCTCCGAGGTCCCGCTCGCCGCGTACCACATGGACGAGATCCTCGACGCGGACAAGCTGCCCGTGCGCTACGCGGGCTTCTCGCCGTGCTTCCGCCGCGAGGCCGGCACGTACGGCAAGGACACCCGGGGCATCTTCCGCGTCCACCAGTTCGACAAGGTCGAGATGTTCTCGTACGTCGACCCGGAGGACGCGCAGGCCGAGCACCGGCGCCTGCTGGACTGGGAGAAGCAGTGGCTGACCGGCCTGGAGCTGCCCTTCCAGGTGATCGACGTGGCCACCGGTGACCTCGGCGCCTCGGCCTCCCGCAAGTACGACTGCGAGGCGTGGATCCCCACCCAGGGCAAGTACCGCGAGCTGACCAGCGCCTCGAACTGCGACGAGTTCCAGGCCCGCCGCCTGTCGGTCCGGATGCGCACGAACAAGGACGGCAAGCAGCAGGTCAAGCCGCTGGCCACGCTCAACGGCACGCTCTGCGCGGTGCCCCGCACCATCGTGGCGATCTTCGAGAACCACCAGCAGGCGGACGGCTCCGTGCGCGTACCCGAGATGCTCCGCCCGTACCTGGGCGGCCGGGAGATCCTGGAGCCCGTCGCCCGGTGA
- a CDS encoding FadR/GntR family transcriptional regulator — MALQAAGRQSLVDTVVDALRAQLTAGTWPVGERIPTEHALAEQLQVGRNTVREAVRVLVHAGMLRSRQGEGTFVVSCTDPGAIMRGVQRAGVRDVLELRIALEAEAARLAAQRHRPDDLDRMRAALDAQAALEAEGGQPFGGDLELYADHDIAFHRAVVEAAHNTALTATYAWFSSSVREALVSSLGDELMPRIVHGDHRAVLDAIASGDPEAAEKAARALLEPPKRAVEKLLAER, encoded by the coding sequence ATGGCGTTGCAGGCAGCGGGACGACAGTCCCTCGTGGACACCGTCGTCGACGCCCTGCGCGCCCAGTTGACCGCCGGCACCTGGCCGGTCGGCGAGCGCATCCCCACCGAGCACGCCTTGGCCGAACAGCTCCAGGTGGGCCGCAACACCGTCCGCGAGGCCGTACGGGTCCTCGTGCACGCGGGCATGCTGCGCTCGCGGCAGGGTGAGGGCACCTTCGTGGTCTCCTGCACCGACCCCGGCGCCATCATGCGCGGCGTGCAGCGGGCCGGGGTCCGGGACGTGCTGGAGCTGCGTATCGCCCTGGAGGCGGAGGCCGCCCGGCTGGCGGCGCAGCGGCACCGGCCGGACGACCTGGACCGGATGCGCGCCGCGCTGGACGCCCAGGCCGCACTGGAGGCCGAGGGCGGGCAGCCGTTCGGCGGCGACCTGGAGCTGTACGCCGATCACGACATCGCCTTCCACCGGGCCGTCGTGGAGGCCGCGCACAACACCGCGCTCACCGCCACGTACGCCTGGTTCAGCAGCTCCGTACGCGAGGCGCTGGTCTCCTCGCTCGGCGACGAACTGATGCCGCGGATCGTGCACGGTGACCACCGTGCCGTCCTGGACGCGATCGCCTCCGGCGACCCGGAGGCCGCCGAGAAGGCCGCCCGCGCGCTGCTGGAGCCCCCGAAACGGGCGGTGGAGAAACTGCTCGCGGAGCGGTGA
- the pheA gene encoding prephenate dehydratase: MSVSRYTYLGPEGTFTEAALRTLPEAATRELVPMVSVPAALDAVRIGEAAAALVPIENSVEGGVTTTLDELAAGEPLMIYREVLLPIAFALLVRPGTQMADVKTVTGHPVAQPQVRKWLAAHLPEAVWESAASNADGARLVQEGRYDGAFAGEFAAATYGLEPLVTDIHDAQNATTRFVLVGRPARPAARTGADKTSVVLWLREDHPGALLELLQEYAARGVSMMRIESRPTGEGIGRYCFSVDCEGHLTDRRVGEVLMALKRVCREVRFLGSYPRADQVRPNVRPDTVDAAFTDAADWLTRCLDGRA, translated from the coding sequence ATGTCGGTCAGCCGCTACACCTACCTGGGACCCGAGGGAACGTTCACGGAGGCGGCCCTGCGGACGCTGCCGGAGGCCGCCACCCGCGAGCTGGTCCCGATGGTGTCCGTACCGGCCGCGCTGGACGCGGTACGGATCGGCGAGGCCGCGGCCGCGCTGGTGCCGATCGAGAACTCGGTCGAGGGCGGAGTGACCACCACCCTGGACGAACTGGCCGCCGGCGAACCGCTGATGATCTACCGCGAGGTGCTGCTGCCGATCGCGTTCGCCCTGCTCGTACGGCCCGGCACCCAGATGGCCGACGTCAAGACGGTCACCGGGCACCCGGTGGCCCAGCCGCAGGTGCGCAAGTGGCTCGCGGCGCACCTGCCGGAGGCCGTGTGGGAGTCGGCGGCCTCCAACGCGGACGGTGCGCGGCTGGTCCAGGAGGGCCGGTACGACGGCGCGTTCGCGGGCGAGTTCGCGGCGGCGACGTACGGCCTCGAACCGCTGGTCACCGACATCCACGACGCGCAGAACGCCACCACCCGCTTCGTGCTGGTCGGCCGCCCCGCCCGGCCCGCGGCGCGCACCGGCGCCGACAAGACCTCGGTCGTCCTGTGGCTGCGCGAGGACCACCCCGGCGCGCTCCTGGAGCTGCTCCAGGAGTACGCGGCCCGCGGCGTCAGCATGATGCGCATCGAGTCGCGGCCGACCGGCGAGGGCATCGGCCGCTACTGCTTCTCGGTGGACTGCGAAGGACACCTCACGGACCGCCGGGTCGGCGAGGTGCTGATGGCGCTGAAGCGGGTCTGCCGCGAGGTGCGCTTCCTCGGGTCGTACCCGCGCGCCGACCAGGTGCGGCCGAACGTACGGCCGGACACGGTCGACGCGGCGTTCACGGACGCGGCGGACTGGCTGACCCGTTGCCTCGACGGGCGCGCCTGA
- a CDS encoding rhomboid-like protein → MRPVLPSSPVDRAAAWVRAAPGTHIWLLIIGVTSLVIAGASEGLEHFLLHRTSSNIHELNRHPLSSLLISGFWIENPSSFVLYAVLFELVHANVERWLGTWRWLLTVGAAHITATLASQELVLLAIEGHRLPRSMSHVVDIGVSYGLAAAAGLLTYRLPPPWRYLYLAAVVGFFGIPLLSGATFTDIGHAIALILGLAAWALTPDAGAGGAVDGDRNATPVRPPPDR, encoded by the coding sequence ATGAGGCCGGTGCTCCCGTCCTCGCCCGTCGACCGGGCGGCCGCCTGGGTACGGGCCGCTCCCGGCACCCACATCTGGCTGCTGATCATCGGCGTGACCAGCCTCGTGATCGCCGGTGCCAGCGAGGGCCTGGAGCACTTCCTCCTCCACCGCACCAGCAGCAACATCCACGAACTGAACCGCCACCCCCTCTCCTCCCTCCTCATCAGCGGCTTCTGGATCGAGAACCCGTCCTCCTTCGTCCTCTACGCGGTGCTCTTCGAGCTGGTGCACGCCAACGTCGAACGCTGGCTGGGCACCTGGCGCTGGCTGCTGACCGTCGGCGCCGCCCACATCACCGCCACCCTCGCCAGCCAGGAGCTGGTCCTGCTCGCCATCGAGGGCCACCGGCTGCCCCGCTCCATGTCGCACGTCGTCGACATCGGCGTCTCCTACGGCCTGGCAGCGGCAGCCGGCCTGCTCACCTACCGGCTGCCGCCGCCCTGGCGCTACCTCTACCTGGCGGCCGTCGTCGGCTTCTTCGGCATCCCGCTCCTGTCAGGTGCCACGTTCACCGACATCGGACACGCCATCGCGCTCATCCTTGGTCTCGCCGCTTGGGCCTTGACCCCGGATGCCGGTGCGGGCGGGGCAGTGGACGGGGACCGGAACGCAACTCCCGTACGTCCTCCGCCAGATCGCTGA